In Streptomyces sp. NBC_00433, a single genomic region encodes these proteins:
- a CDS encoding ATP-binding protein: MSSVTLVPRTRPYMRARHQVSLGLRPESAEVGRARREVRDCLVAWRQDEAADSVLLVLSELVGNALRHAPGPAVGLAVTAGSGEVLVEVRDGSRKPPVMDPHPDPYGETGRGLSLVHALSRDWGWAPHEDGTKTTWAVLPALEREPA, translated from the coding sequence ATGTCGAGCGTCACACTCGTGCCCCGCACCCGGCCGTACATGAGGGCGCGACATCAGGTCTCCCTCGGCCTTCGGCCCGAATCCGCGGAGGTCGGCCGCGCACGGCGCGAAGTGCGTGACTGCCTGGTCGCCTGGCGGCAGGACGAGGCCGCGGACTCGGTGCTGCTGGTGCTCAGCGAGCTGGTCGGAAACGCCTTACGGCACGCGCCGGGCCCGGCCGTCGGTCTGGCGGTGACGGCGGGCAGCGGCGAGGTGCTTGTCGAGGTGCGCGACGGGTCGCGCAAGCCCCCCGTCATGGACCCGCACCCCGATCCGTACGGCGAGACCGGCCGCGGCCTGTCGCTCGTACACGCCCTGTCACGCGACTGGGGCTGGGCCCCGCACGAGGACGGCACGAAGACCACCTGGGCCGTGCTGCCCGCCCTGGAGCGTGAGCCGGCATGA
- a CDS encoding GNAT family N-acetyltransferase, whose product MADIWAEAHPELATSGVTTFHRQVESHLRHAGFTLAVAYEAGTLVGFAYGFPCSAEYWYGEELLPHIPAEAREKLMGLCEGAVRPGWQSRGIGTRLHHALVEAVSPRWTSLLVSPANTRGRALYDRLGYRFAGPYRNGDETYDLLIARVG is encoded by the coding sequence ATGGCCGACATATGGGCGGAAGCCCACCCGGAGCTGGCCACGAGCGGCGTCACCACTTTCCACCGCCAAGTCGAAAGCCACCTCCGGCACGCCGGATTCACGCTGGCAGTCGCCTACGAGGCCGGCACGCTGGTCGGCTTCGCCTACGGCTTCCCCTGCTCCGCCGAATACTGGTACGGCGAAGAGCTTCTCCCCCACATCCCCGCCGAGGCCCGCGAGAAACTGATGGGCCTGTGCGAGGGTGCCGTCCGCCCCGGCTGGCAGTCCCGCGGCATAGGCACCCGCCTCCACCACGCCCTCGTCGAGGCCGTATCCCCCCGCTGGACGTCCCTCCTCGTCAGCCCCGCCAACACCCGCGGCCGCGCCCTCTACGACCGCCTCGGCTACCGCTTCGCGGGCCCGTACCGCAATGGCGACGAGACCTATGACCTGCTGATCGCCCGCGTCGGCTGA
- a CDS encoding SigE family RNA polymerase sigma factor produces the protein MAASGAVLEFEEYVRTRQDALLRSARRLVPDPIDAQDLVQTALVRTYPRWDGITDKTLADAYMRRVMINTRTEWWRNRKLDEVPTGELPEPSVDDGAEQRADREMLRDVLTVLAPKQRQVVVLRHYGQLSTEETARVLGMSTGTVKSTLHRALARLRHELEHGSYGYSRPEAEEEATCAA, from the coding sequence ATGGCGGCGAGCGGCGCGGTATTGGAGTTCGAGGAGTACGTCAGGACCCGGCAGGACGCCCTGCTGCGCAGCGCACGCCGCCTCGTGCCGGACCCGATCGACGCGCAGGACCTCGTGCAGACCGCGCTGGTGCGCACCTACCCCCGGTGGGACGGCATCACGGACAAGACCCTCGCGGACGCGTACATGCGCCGGGTGATGATCAACACCAGGACCGAGTGGTGGCGCAACCGGAAGCTGGACGAGGTGCCCACCGGTGAGCTGCCCGAGCCCAGCGTGGACGACGGGGCCGAGCAGCGGGCCGACCGGGAGATGCTGCGGGACGTGCTGACCGTGCTGGCGCCCAAGCAGCGGCAGGTCGTCGTGCTGCGCCACTACGGCCAGCTGTCGACGGAGGAGACCGCACGCGTGCTCGGTATGTCCACCGGTACGGTGAAGAGCACGCTGCACCGGGCGCTCGCCCGGCTGCGCCACGAACTGGAGCACGGCAGCTACGGCTACTCGCGACCCGAGGCGGAGGAGGAGGCGACGTGCGCCGCGTAA
- a CDS encoding HAMP domain-containing histidine kinase, giving the protein MALRLTLRWKLSAAIAVVSALVVVALSLVVHNAARVSMINSARDVQDERVQSALRIYETNGRLVFYAALNDPALPTELKNYAGKGQRATFVQQTRSGLVVWAETPAGAGKVLSLKTGFTDRYSVLVDLDRTLVLGSVSVVLVGTAIGVLVGGRMSRRLRKAATAARKVADGDTQVRVREAIGGRGRDETDELARAVDAMADALQLRLEAERRVTADIAHELRTPVTGLVTAAELLPPGRPSELVRDRVHALRTLVEDVLEVARLDGAAEQADLQEVALAEFVRRRVPVLAPDATVTVAEDTVVQTDPRRLERILGNLLANAARHGAAPIDVLVDGPFLRVRDHGPGFSPDLLREGPSRFRTGSTDRSGAGHGLGLTIATGQARVLGARLTFRNAPPADGGGAVAQLLLPR; this is encoded by the coding sequence ATGGCGCTCCGGCTCACCCTGCGCTGGAAGCTCAGCGCCGCCATCGCGGTCGTCTCCGCGCTGGTCGTCGTCGCGCTGAGCCTGGTCGTGCACAACGCGGCCAGGGTCAGCATGATCAACAGCGCCAGGGACGTCCAGGACGAGCGCGTCCAGTCCGCGCTGCGCATCTACGAGACCAACGGCCGCCTCGTCTTCTACGCCGCCCTCAACGACCCGGCCCTGCCGACCGAGTTGAAGAACTACGCCGGCAAGGGCCAGCGCGCCACCTTCGTCCAGCAGACCCGCTCCGGGCTGGTCGTCTGGGCCGAGACGCCGGCCGGCGCCGGCAAGGTGCTGTCGCTGAAGACCGGTTTCACCGACCGCTACTCGGTGCTGGTCGACCTCGACCGGACCCTGGTGCTCGGCTCGGTCTCCGTCGTCCTCGTCGGCACGGCCATCGGTGTCCTCGTCGGCGGCCGCATGTCGCGTCGGCTGCGGAAGGCGGCGACCGCGGCGCGCAAGGTCGCCGACGGCGACACGCAGGTCCGGGTGCGCGAGGCGATCGGCGGCCGGGGCCGCGACGAGACGGACGAGCTGGCCCGCGCCGTCGACGCGATGGCCGACGCGCTGCAGCTGCGCCTGGAGGCGGAGCGCCGGGTCACCGCCGACATCGCCCACGAGCTGCGCACCCCGGTCACCGGGCTGGTCACCGCCGCTGAGCTGCTGCCCCCCGGCCGCCCCTCGGAGCTGGTACGCGACCGGGTGCACGCGCTGCGCACCCTGGTCGAGGACGTCCTCGAAGTCGCCCGCCTCGACGGCGCCGCCGAGCAGGCCGACCTCCAGGAGGTCGCGCTCGCCGAGTTCGTCCGCCGCCGGGTGCCGGTGCTCGCCCCCGACGCCACCGTCACCGTCGCCGAGGACACGGTCGTCCAGACCGACCCGCGCCGCCTGGAACGCATACTCGGCAATCTCCTCGCCAACGCCGCCCGGCACGGCGCCGCCCCCATCGACGTCCTCGTCGACGGCCCTTTCCTCCGCGTCCGCGACCACGGACCCGGCTTCTCCCCGGACCTCCTCCGCGAGGGCCCCAGCCGCTTCCGCACCGGCTCCACCGACCGTTCCGGCGCCGGCCACGGCCTCGGCCTGACGATCGCCACCGGCCAAGCCCGCGTCCTCGGCGCCCGCCTCACCTTCCGCAACGCCCCGCCCGCGGACGGCGGCGGGGCCGTCGCGCAGCTGCTGCTGCCGCGCTGA
- a CDS encoding response regulator transcription factor: MAATHVLFVEDDDVIREATTLALERDGFQVTAAPDGLTGLDAFRADRPDLALLDVMVPGLDGVSLCRRIRDESTVPVIMVSARADAIDVVLGLEAGADDYVTKPFDGAVLVARIRAVLRRFRASAADDPQDDTLLSFGDIAIDPEGMEVTRAGERLALTPTEMRLLLEFAAAPGTVLSRDRLLTRVWDYDWGGDTRVVDVHVQRLRAKVGQDRIETVRGFGYKLRA; encoded by the coding sequence ATGGCCGCCACCCACGTCCTCTTCGTCGAGGACGACGACGTCATCCGCGAGGCCACCACGCTCGCCCTGGAGCGCGACGGCTTCCAGGTCACCGCCGCCCCCGACGGCCTGACCGGCCTGGACGCCTTCCGCGCCGACCGGCCCGACCTCGCGCTGCTCGACGTGATGGTGCCCGGCCTCGACGGGGTCAGCCTGTGCCGCAGGATCAGGGACGAGTCGACCGTGCCCGTCATCATGGTCTCGGCCCGCGCCGACGCCATCGACGTCGTGCTCGGCCTGGAGGCCGGCGCCGACGACTACGTCACCAAGCCCTTCGACGGCGCGGTGCTCGTCGCCCGTATCCGCGCCGTGCTGCGCCGCTTCCGCGCCAGCGCCGCCGACGACCCGCAGGACGACACCCTGCTGTCCTTCGGCGACATCGCGATCGACCCGGAGGGCATGGAGGTCACCCGGGCCGGTGAGCGCCTCGCCCTGACCCCCACCGAGATGCGGCTGCTGCTGGAATTCGCCGCGGCCCCCGGCACCGTGCTGTCCCGCGACCGGCTGCTGACCCGGGTCTGGGACTACGACTGGGGCGGCGACACCCGTGTCGTGGACGTCCACGTCCAGCGGCTGCGGGCCAAGGTCGGCCAGGACCGTATCGAGACCGTACGCGGCTTCGGCTACAAGCTGCGGGCCTGA